In Desulfofustis limnaeus, the genomic stretch AAACTGAATCAGGGGATACGGGTGGTGGCCCGCACCTCAGAACCGGATTTCTTCAGTGTTTTCAGAGAATTGAAAGTAAACGACCTGGTTTATCCCGAATTCGAGGCCGGCCTGGAGATGACGCGCCAGGTACTCTTTCACCTGCACCGCACGCCCTCTGAAATCCAACGGGAAACGGAGACCATGCGCCAGGAGTTCCTCGCTCCGCAGTTGGCAGACGGTGAACATTTTCGGACACTGGGGCAACTCTGCGCGGCAGATCTTCAGTTTGATCTGGAATGGGTGAAACTGGAACCGGGAAACCCGTTGGTCGACCAGACTATCGGTGATGCCGCCGTGCGCCGCACCACCGGCGCCTCGGTGGTCGGCGTGCTCCGGGAAAAAGAGCTCTCCCCCAACCCCGGTCCCGATTTCCGTTTCGCCCCAAACGACCTGGTGGCGATCATCGGCTCCGAAGAGGCCCGCCTTGCCTTCCGCCACTATCAACCGGCCACCTCCGAAGCAGTCTCCTGACCCGCCTGCGTTCCCGTTGGCGCGAACTCTGGATCGCCCCTTTCTACCGATCGCTCGTTTGCAGCCGCTCAGCTGCCACCGACGATAATCGCTCTGATTTCTCCGTCGGCAAGAATCTGTTCGACAATACGAGATAACTGCTCGTTGAGCAGGGCCTCCACGTCCTCCAAGTCCGGTCGGGTTGCAGATGCCCGGGATGATTCCTTTTTATATCGTTTAGTCAGACTGTTTCCGTGCTTGGTAACGGTCAGTGCAACCACGCTGATAGCTTCTGTGTTATAAAGCAGCTTCGGTTTGGTCACTGTCGCCAATAGCCCTTCGATCTCAAGGATCAAACGCGCCGGGGCCTGGTGCTCGAAAACCAACCCCTGCTCACGAAAACCGATCGCCAGTTTTTCGGTGAGGATAATCTGCGGATCATGGCGGCTCGGCAGCATAACGGGAGGATCATCCTTGATTGCATAGCTGATCACCGCGCTATCCGCCCGCTTATCGCTCCCCTGCAGGGTCGCTGCCGTTCCAGCCGGATAGCCGCCGCCGGGTTGAGCGGCGACGGTAAGGGTCAGCGTGGCATCGAGCGGCAGGGTCGGGGCACAACCGAACAAAGCAAATAAGGCGAAAAGAATAACCAATGATCTCATGATCTGCTCCACAGCGGAAGGAGGTACTAAACGAATGATGGGGAAACCCACCGCGTAATAGCTGCTCACCAATGCTCAGGTGGCTGTCCACCCAGCAACGCTCATACAGCTGAAAACTAGTGATACCGAACCAACGTGAGCACGTCAAGAAATCTCTAGAACGGGACAATTCCTGGTCATGCATTATCCATGATGAGCTTCTGCGCTTTCAACAAATCGTATGTTTTGAAACCCTCATTAAAACTATGATACACATCACCTAAAAGAATTCTCCCTTGCTCCTTTTTGCCTACTTGATCTAACAACTTGAAGAGGCTGGTTGCTGCACGAAGTTCTAAAGATTTTGCCGATTGCCTTTTTGCCAAATTTATTGCTTGATGATATTGATGTTCTGCTTCATGATAGACGATGTCGACATCGATCTTATTAATAAGAGACTGTTTGACTAAAAGGTCAGCCCTGAGCCTTAAAATTTCTGCTTTCCACCACATATCGCCAAACCGATCTACCGTGCCGAGTACATTGTCTAATTGCGCCAAAGCCAACTCTATATAACCATGTTGAGACAAGCCCTCGGCCAGAAAAAATAAAAGCATAGACTCCGACAGACTTATACCAATTTCTTGATGTGCATCAAAATATGTTGTGATATAATCAATGCTTCCGGAGTGTTTGCCAGACATAATCTGCGCCCATTCCCTTAATATGGATGCTTGAATATTCCAGTACTGAATATCGTTTTTTCGTGTCTCTTCGAGACAAAATCTGCCGTAATCTTCTGCTGATGAATAGTTCCTTAGAAAGGATTCCAACCAACCGGCAAAACAGAAGCCCCAAGCCTTCATAAATGGGTTCTCATGGGTCTTGGTAATTTCAATAGCCTTGTTCATCTGTCTCTGAGCTTGTTCAGGATATCCCATTATCCAAAGAGCTAAGGAATGATACATTACGCTGGTCAGACGCGTATCGACACTTAAAATATCACCATTTACTCTTTGAGAAAGATGATTAGAATACTCCAAACTTTGTTTTGCAAAATCTAAGCTATCCGGATACTTTCCTTGGTACCAACACAGCATACACTTTACCGTGTATTCACGTGGAATAAAATGTTTATAATCATCACCTTGTGATAGTTCAAATAACATGTTTAAAAGGTCTTTACAGGTCTCGAATTCTCTTCTGTTAATGTAATACATGCAGAGATCGAAAAGTGCAGGCAATACATGAGGATTTTTTTCATATTTAAGACACAATTCATGTGCACGACTATACACCTTCTCTACCTTCGAATGCGCATATCCTTTTCGACCAACAAGTATAGAGCCAAACATCATGAGCATCTCGATCTCTTCAACGTGACCTAGCTGTTCATATTTAAACATCTTTATGAGTTTAAAACCTCTATTTAGTTGGCGCTCTGCTTCATCAGGAGTGTAATTGACTAAAGCTACTTGTGCTGCCTGTTTCCTGTAGAATATCGCCTTCTTCAGGTTACCAGATTTTTCGTAATGCAACGCTAACACCGACGCGATATCGTCTACATTATGTTGAAACATATTTTCTAATTGGCTACCCGCAATCTCATGGATATCGGCTCTCATTTTCGGTGATAGTCGTTCATAGGCCACCTTCTGGTACCATGGGTGAGCAAAAGCAAAATCAGCATTCAGCTTGCCGTGATGCAGCGAAACGTCATCGACTCGTTTCAAAAAGCCAAATCCTTTTGTAAGAATTTCGGCACAATGTTCTGGATCATAGTCCTTACCGAATAGATGTTTCTTCAAATAATTTGTACTAATCATCATCCCATACACACTTGCGATTTCAAGAAACATCTGCAGATATCCGGGTAGTTGATTAATTTGACTGTTGATTAGAGAACGCAGTGTACCTGGCACAACTAACCGAGCATGTCCGTTAATAAAAAGTCTTTCAAGCTCTTGCCCTTCCTGATGGAGCCATCCTTGCAAAATTGCATATTTATAGAGACTAGTCACAAACAAAGGAAGGCCTTTTGTATTTCGATAGAGCCACTCAGAAATACTTTCAACATTGTCATTGCAACAATTGGAGGCTCTTAAATAGCTGCGAATATTTTTATTAGTAAAATGGTTAAGTACGATTTCCGTACATTTCTGTTTTGCTAAAAGTTCTGTAAATGTTTCCAAGAAACGGGATTCGATCTGTTCCAAATGACGATAGGTTGCTATTATAAAAAGGCTTGCATGATCGACAGATGTAATGACCTGTAACAAAGCAGCTAAGGTTTGATCATCAGCCCAGTGCAAGTCCTCAATAATGAGAAGCAAGGGTTTTTCTATGGCAATATTTTCTAATAAAATCACCAACTCTCTCATCATTCTTGAGGCAGACCCTCCCTGCAGTTCCATCCTAAGCTCTTTCCGCTCTGCAGCTGATGTAAGCCAGGTAAATTGTTGCAACCACATCGGCGCATAGGTAAACAGTAGTTCACGAAAGGCTTTATCTCCGATTCTTTTGCAGAGAGCATATAAGGCATTAGAAATTGGGTAACCGTCAATTAAACCCCTCTGGCAATATTCTTCAGTTCCACATCTTCCGGACGAAGCCGCATCGGCAGTAGCGCCTGATAATCTTCCGTGCTCCGAGCAAACGGCAGTTTCTCGAACAGATAGCGAAGATACCGGTACGGTTCCAACCCGTTCGCCTTGGCCGTCTCGATCAGACTGTAAAGATCGGCACTGGCCCGGGCGCCTTTCGGGGTCCCAGCAAGTCGAGTCAACCAGGAGGAGTTTCACCCCCTGGTTGCTCACAGAACCGTACGTGACAGTCTCCTGTCATACGGCTCTTGGACACGCATTTGCTGCACGTAATAAATACCAATGAGCAAACAACCGCGGATTTTCCTTTCTCATCATCGCCAATTTTCTTTCAGCCTTCTTTCCTGGGATTCGATACTTCGAACGTATCCACTTAACCAGTCTCGACTGAAATACGCGCCACACATGATAGCCAAAGTTTCGATACCAGAACTTCCCGTAGTAGTTGATCCAACCACGGAGAATTGTATTGTACCGTTTCGCTATCGTTTCTGCGTTATCCACTGTCGATCGATGAATCCGCCACCCTTTTATGGTCTGAGTGATCTGACGCAACGCTTTCTTTGACGCCCCCGGCATGCATTTGCGGTAGACTTCCCCTTTGTAATTCTTCAGGGTTCTTACCTTGAAATCGTATCCGAGAAACGTGAAACAGGTTTCAACATTGAAGCGCTTGAACGTATCGATGTAGACGATCTTTGATTTCTCTTCGTTTATTTCGAGCCCTACTTCCTGAAAACGTTTTCTTACAAGCGCTCTCATATGGCTCGCATCCTTCATCAGACTACAATGAATTACTATATCATCAGCATATCTTTCAAAAGGTACAAAGCGAAATTCACGACCCATCCACTGATCAAATGCGTAATGAAGAAATAGATTCGCCAATAGTGGCGATATTACACCACCTTGAGGTGTGCCTACTTCTCGTTTCCGCAAGTCACTATCGACCACCGAGCCTTGCATTGGTGCCTCAAGCCATCTCCGACAATACAAAATGACCCATCTCGGCATATGGTGATGTTCTAACGCCTTGATGATTAAATCATGCCTTACGCTATCAAAGAATGTCCTAATGTCCACCTCCAATACCCAGCTGTACCTCCAACATCGCCGGGCACATATCTCAAGCGCCTGGTGTGCTGATTTTCCGGGTCGATATCCATACGAGTCTTCATGAAATAGAGGATCGAGTCGTTCCTCGACAAAAAGCTGGCTCTTCGTCGTTTCAAGTGGATTTGAGCAGATTACCGACCGGTGAGGCAAGCAGGTAAATCATGCTGATAAATGTCTGTGGATTCCGATACCCTCTGGCCCGTGCTTTGGCTGCCTGGAAAATGCTGTTCAAACCCTCCAGGCGAGCGGTGCTATGGCCGGATTCCCACCGAGACTCAATGGCACGGCGATGCCTGATCACCGTTTCGATAGCCGCGATGACCGGTCGTAACAGTGGTGATTTCGTCAGGTTGGCTTCCGCCATGCACAACAAAAAGTTGCTCAGGCGCCATTTGGCCGCTTGCGCTGTCGATGCTTTGCGTACCCAGCGGAGACGCTCCTTGACCCGCCAGGCAATAGCTGTGAAGAAATCCATGGCGTTGAGCTCTGCCAGGGCTTGCCGTTCTTGCTCGCTGAGACCGGTTGACTCTTCATTCTTCAGCACCGCCCAGCGGGTGGTTCGGGGTAGCTGTTTCTTCCGTGCCTCGAGGACACGGACCTTGTTGACCGCCTTGGTGAAAGTCTGCACCACATGGAACCAGTCAACCGTGACCTGGGCTCGTGGAAAGCTTTGCTTGATACCGGACAAGAAGGGCTTCGACATGTCGCAGGCTACTTCTTTGATGTTGCCGGCAGCACCGCCCTGTGTCGTGAGAAACTGTTTGAACTGGCGAATCACATCCTGGCCTTTGCCGGGTACCGCAAACACGACAGGCTCTTTCCTACGGTCCAGATCGATGAAAACGGTCACGTAGTTATGCCGTTTCTTTGCCGAAGTTTCATCGAGGCCGACGGCTTTGAGTTCGCTCAGGTCAAGCTGGGCAAGACCGGCGGTCACGTAATGAAGGACGATGCGCCACAACGTTTTATCGGGAATCTCCATGATCCGGGCCGCAGCCAATACCGGCATCTCTCGTACCAGCATGAGGCCGGCTTGTTCGAAGAGCAAGGTGAACTTGCTGCCCGTGCGCGCCCAGGGGACGGTGATCCGTTTTACCCCGTGGTCTTTGCAGTTGACCCGTGGAACGGCGGCGGTGATGTAGCAATGGTGTTGAAAGAAGTTGAGATGACGCCAGGTCATTTCCTTGAAGTCATGGGCCTTGCACATCGCTCCGCAGTCGGGACAGGGAAAGCTGCTGCCCCGGGGAGCTGCTAACGTGATGCGCAGTTCATGGGGCGTACACTCGGTGTTCAGAGACTGGCCGGTGATCTCCCACGGTTTCTCAAGACCAAGACCTAATGCTATGATATCGTTACCGTTCATCTGTTTCCCTCGCTATTTCGTGTGGATTTGATCCTATGATATCAAATCCACACGAAATGACGAGGAGCCAAAAAGCTTAACCGCACCTTGGGCGATTCGATCTGATACCGTGGGTATTCCGAGCACTCGCTCTTTTCCATCTCCTTTCGGGATCCGCTTCTCGCGAACCGGCGGTGGAAAATAGGAGCCGGAACTCAGGCGGTTCCAGATCTTATAGAGGTTTCCGTCTCGATTTTCATCAAACTGCGTTATGGTCTGCCCATCGCATCCAGCAGCACCCCGGTTCTTGCGAACTTCAAGGTAGGACTTCCAGACCAGTTCTTTTGGTATTGCAAATGCTTTTCCTTGCCCCACGCCATCATCCTCTTCCGAGTTGTGAACGGTGCAATTCGTTGCCCCATACCCCTTCGCTCCCTGATCATTAAAATCAGTTCATCACTACTACGGGCATGTCCGTCCCTGTCCTCCAATGCGTGCTGAGAACAGGTTCTCACGTTCCCCAAATTGGCCTGACCTGGGCTCTCGCTGCCTTAACACCGGATGCCGTGCAGACAGTGAATACTCCACCGCCTAAAGGCGGTGGCTTCGCGTAACAGCTAAAGCTGGCGGGGTCGGCTACGCCGACTTCTCTCCATCACCCTCAACCTTGAAATTATCATCGGAGCTTGCATCTTGAGTCTCGATATACTCGATGATCATCTCGTCGGTAACGTTGCCGCTGCTGCAGCAGAAATACCCGCGAGCCCAAAAGTGTCTACCCCAGAACGTCTTGCGCAGGTGGGGAAACTCATTCATCAGCTTGAACGATGTCTTCCCTTTCAGTTTCTGCACCAAACGACTTATTGTCACCTGCGGAGGAATCGACAGGAACAGGTGGATATGGTCCTTGGACACATGGCCTTTGATGATGTCCACCCCTTCCCGTTGACATGTCTCCCGGATCATGTCTCGTACTCGAAGGGCCACACTTTCCGTCAACACTTTCTTACGGTACTTCGTAATCCACACCACGTGCAGGTGGATAGAGAAAACGGTATGCGAGCCATGGCGATACGTGGTCATGGCTAAATCCTATACAACCTATGCTAAAGCTGCCACCTTAAAGGTGGGGGTTTTAACCCTCCCAAGCGGAGACAATAAACAGGTTTCCTCTGCACTCTTCAGGGCACGGCTATACAAGCCCCTTTTGACATCGTCTAAGATTTCGATGCTTCTTCGAACAGTTCACTTTCGTTCGACTTCCCAGATCGCACGTGACGGTAGTATGTCCGCCTTTTCCCGAAACGCTCACCACCAAATCCCTGAGGAAATAGCAGCTTTCGGGTCGTTTGGTCAGTGCTCCTGTAAACCCTGACCGAAGGGCCATCCTTCATCCAACTTGGAACATGGATGTTTTATGCTAATCTTCTTTCATAAAACCTCCTTCGTGACACACACAACCAGTTTTTCCTCCCCACCACGAACGGCCGGATGGCATTTTCAGCCTGATTGTTATCCGGTGTCATCTCACCATGCTCCAGATACACCACCAACCGGTCCCACTGGCTCAGTGCATAATGAACCGCCACACCGAGCAGGCTCTTCGGCACCACCTGGGTGGCTTTCTTGTGCAGCCAGGTACGGAAGTCATCGAAGATCGGTTTAGCCCGCTCCTGGCGCAGCGTCCGCAGCTCTTCGGAAGTCAGCCCTTTTCGCTTGGCCTCGGATTCGATCCGATAGAGCTTGCCGATATAACTCAGGGCCACGTCGGCGCTCCCCGTTTTCCCGGATGGTTTGCCGCTGCCTCGTCTTGCCTCGTCGAACTTCCGCCGCACATGGGCCAGGCAACCGGCATGGAGGATCGCCGGATCGTGGTCGAGATAATCATAGCCACTATAACCGTCGGTCTGCACGATCCCGGCATAACCATCGAGCAACTCCCGGGCCACCGTGGAAGAGCGGCTCGGTGCGTAATGGTAGCGGATGCCCGGTGTTCCGGTTGGACCGCCACGACAGACCCACATATATGATTTCGTCGTCGCGGCGCGACCCGGTTCATCCAACACCTGCACCGTCGTCTCGTCCATATTGATCAACGGTCCCGAGCGGATCTCCCGGTGTAATAACGTCAGCACCGGCTGACAGGCCTCGGCTGCCTTCATCGCCCAGTTGCACATGGTGGCCCGCCCCACATCGGAGCCCAGCCGGTCGAACTGCTTCTCCTGCCGGTAAAACGGCAGCGCGTCACAGAACTTGGCGGTAAGGATATGGGCCAGCAGGCCGGCGGTGGCGATGCCTTTGTCAATGATCTGCGGCGGAGGCGGCGCGATCTTGACCGTGCCGCCCTCGGTCTCCAGCCCTTCGCACTGCCTGCAGGCGTACTTGGGCCGGATATGTCTGATGACCCGGATGATCGCCGGGATGAGATCGAGCTTCTCGGAGACATCCTCGCCGATCCTATCGAGTTGGGCGCCGCAGCCGCAGGTCTTCTCCGCTTCGTCGATATCATGAACCACTTCCACGCGCGGCAGCTCCACTGGCAGCGGCTTGCGGCCGCGCTTCTGCCGGGTGTGGGACGGCACTTCGACTGTTTCGCGTTCCGGCTCGATCTCGGCCGGCTCCGGCATATCGAACAGCGGCAGCTGCGGGCTGTCCTCGCGAGCGGGGTGCTTCTCGCTCTTCTTGCCGAACAATTTGCCATACAGCAGCCGGATGCGCTCGTGGAGCAGGTTGATTTCCTGCTCGTAGCGGTCCTGCTCCCGTTCCAGGCGGTTCCGTTCCTGCTGCAGGCGGCCCTGTTCTTGTTGCAGGCGGTCCTGCTCCTGTTGCAGGTGGACGATAATCCGCTTCAGTTCTTCCGGGTCGTCGGGCAAGGTGGTTTCGGTGGCAGGTTTCATGCTGCCATACTACCACGAACGAACAACTATATCATTAATAAAATCAATATAATAGAATATTTTCAGGCGACCGATCCATAGCTCAGCCGGCGATGCGCCTGGCGGACATCCAGGCCATGCAGCAACCAGTTCAGAGCTGTCGGACTGATCTCCATCACCTCCTGCTCGCTCTGCGGCCAACGGAACTGATCCTGCTCCAAACGCTTGAGCCAGATGCAGAAGCCGTTAGTGTCCCAGTAGAGGATCTTGACCATGTCCCGGCGGCGGTTGCAGAAGGCAAACAGGTTGCCGGTAAAGAGGTCCAGCTCGAACTGTTCTTCCACCAGCAGCGACAGGCCGTTGATTGATTTGCGCATGTCCGTCGCGCCCAGCGCCAGGTACACGGTTGTTCCTCCAGCTGTCCGGTTCATCACAACTGTTCCAGGGTGGTGACCAGGTCCCGCAAAACCGCCGGCGAGAAATGGTCATCGATCTCGATGGTGAAACGGTTGTTGCCGAGCACGACGCGCAAACCTGAATGGCTCATATGAGTCGTTTTGCTTCTGAAAGATTGGCCGGAGAGCACCAGCGGATAGAAGTGCGGCTTCTCGGTACGCCCCTCTCTTATTTTCCGTCGCCAGTAGCCAAAGGTGGCCAGAGCTAGTCCGTGTGCCAGGCAATAGCGCCGTTGGCTTTTTCCTGATTGACGCCAGTCGTCAATGTGGTGCTGCCAGAACGACTGTTTTGTCCTGCGATTCTTGATTGCTTCCTGTTCCATGCATGCCTCCTGAAAATTTTCGGCATACATGACCATGTCTCAGGCTCCTTGACCAGATGGGGTTCATTTGACGGTTACGAAATTGGAGAGTAAGCGTCTCTGGATTCTGCTATTTTGAAGCCTTGCCCCGTTATTACGTTGACTTTATCTAGGCCCGAAATTGAGGATACAAATCGTTTAATGAGTTCAGTTTTGCCCATCCCCGCTTTTCCGCTCACAAAGACCGTCCTGGCCTTACCATTCAAGACTTCCGTCAGATTTTTTTCCAAAACCTCTAATGCCTGTTTTCTCCCAACGAACGGAACTGGGGAAGGTATCGCAGGCAATTCATCTTTAACCCTGATTCCGGCTCTCAGGAGGTCATTATTGCACGCTGATTTACAGTGTTTGTGAACGGAAGGAAGTCTTTCAATGGAAGGCAAAAGGCGATAGCCTCTTCCTTTCATAGTCTCTATGTAGGTGGGGAACTGATGGTCGTCTCCGAGAGTCTTACGCAGTCTTTTTATGCACGCCCTTAGCACCGTTTCACTGACGACCGTATTCTCCCAAACTGATTTATAGATAACCTCTTTATTGACCAATTCGTTACCGTGTCTCAGTAAGCAATCAAGAACTTCGCTATCTTTCTTGGTCAATATAACTCTATTGTCAGCCGAAATAAGTTCACCTGTTTCAGGAACAAAGGAGTAATCGCCAAATCTAAAGGGCACCTTGAATAATGCCATTTTCAATAAACGCGTTGTTGCGCCGTAAAAATCTGCACTCATGAACACCGTTTTTCGTCAAACTATGACGGCCATGAGACGATTTTCTGCTCTCTTGATCTCACGTATCGCTCTTTCAGGAGCCGGTGAGCGCCTTCTACGTTCTGAAGGCGCACGTCTGCTGTTAAGCGGTGGCCAGCAGTGCAAAACGGCTCACATTGTAAGCCAAATTGCGCAAGCCGATCTTGGCCCTGATTCTGACCATGCCAATCCCGCGCATCAGTGTACTGCCGGTACGCATGGCCATCACCCCGAAGACATGTTCGACACGGCTACGGATCTTCGATCTGGTCCGATTCGCCTGGCGCTCTTCGTCGGTCAGCTTTCGGTGCCGGTTGCCCTTGAGCTGCAGGTGTTCTTGAAACCCTTGTTGTGCCAACTCCTGCAACGATTCTTCGGAACGGTACGCAGAATCGGCCCAGACGTCATTACTGGTATTTTCCGGGTCAAGCAGCTCGGTAAACACTTGACTGTCATGGACACTGGCGTCGGTGACCTCATAGCTGCGAATGAACTTGTGACCGACGTCGATACTGACATGGTTCTTGTAGCCAAAGAACGCTTTGCCGTTCTTCTTGGTCCAGCGGGCATCGGTATCTTTTTGCCGGCGTTTCGGTTCGTCCCATGAGGTGATGGGTGTGCCGGCTTTGATATCTTCGTTTTCTTCCCGGCTGTTGCGCTGAGTGGGAACGCGGATAATGGAGGCATCGACAATCTGGCCCTTTTGCGCACGAAAGCCATGCTCACGGAGGAACTGATCGAACTGGGTAAACAGCAGCTCCACCACGCCGGCTTTGGCCAGTTCATCCCGGAAGCGGAAGATGGTGGTGGCATCGGGCACCTTGGAACCTTCACGAATACCAAGGAACCGGGAAAACGAATAGCGATCAAGGATCTGATACTCCATGGCCTCGTCGGAGAGATTGTACAAAGACTGGAGAATCAGGATCTTGAACAGCAGGATTGGGTCGTAGCCCTTGGCACCGGCTGGAGATTTACGCGGTTTCTCAAGTGCACGGTTGATGAGGACACGGAACTGTTCCCAATCAACCACCTTATTGAGTTCGATCAGGGGATCACCGGCTTTATCGATCCGGGAGAGTCGCTTGTGATAATCGAAGAGGCCGAATTGTGTCATGGCGCTATCTCTGAAAAGGGGGAATGAAATGGTGATATCATAACCAACGTGTTGATATTAATATATTTTCAGAGATTTTTCGCTGATTTTT encodes the following:
- the tnpC gene encoding IS66 family transposase, encoding MKPATETTLPDDPEELKRIIVHLQQEQDRLQQEQGRLQQERNRLEREQDRYEQEINLLHERIRLLYGKLFGKKSEKHPAREDSPQLPLFDMPEPAEIEPERETVEVPSHTRQKRGRKPLPVELPRVEVVHDIDEAEKTCGCGAQLDRIGEDVSEKLDLIPAIIRVIRHIRPKYACRQCEGLETEGGTVKIAPPPPQIIDKGIATAGLLAHILTAKFCDALPFYRQEKQFDRLGSDVGRATMCNWAMKAAEACQPVLTLLHREIRSGPLINMDETTVQVLDEPGRAATTKSYMWVCRGGPTGTPGIRYHYAPSRSSTVARELLDGYAGIVQTDGYSGYDYLDHDPAILHAGCLAHVRRKFDEARRGSGKPSGKTGSADVALSYIGKLYRIESEAKRKGLTSEELRTLRQERAKPIFDDFRTWLHKKATQVVPKSLLGVAVHYALSQWDRLVVYLEHGEMTPDNNQAENAIRPFVVGRKNWLCVSRRRFYERRLA
- a CDS encoding IS5 family transposase, with translation MTQFGLFDYHKRLSRIDKAGDPLIELNKVVDWEQFRVLINRALEKPRKSPAGAKGYDPILLFKILILQSLYNLSDEAMEYQILDRYSFSRFLGIREGSKVPDATTIFRFRDELAKAGVVELLFTQFDQFLREHGFRAQKGQIVDASIIRVPTQRNSREENEDIKAGTPITSWDEPKRRQKDTDARWTKKNGKAFFGYKNHVSIDVGHKFIRSYEVTDASVHDSQVFTELLDPENTSNDVWADSAYRSEESLQELAQQGFQEHLQLKGNRHRKLTDEERQANRTRSKIRSRVEHVFGVMAMRTGSTLMRGIGMVRIRAKIGLRNLAYNVSRFALLATA
- a CDS encoding ISL3 family transposase; this translates as MNGNDIIALGLGLEKPWEITGQSLNTECTPHELRITLAAPRGSSFPCPDCGAMCKAHDFKEMTWRHLNFFQHHCYITAAVPRVNCKDHGVKRITVPWARTGSKFTLLFEQAGLMLVREMPVLAAARIMEIPDKTLWRIVLHYVTAGLAQLDLSELKAVGLDETSAKKRHNYVTVFIDLDRRKEPVVFAVPGKGQDVIRQFKQFLTTQGGAAGNIKEVACDMSKPFLSGIKQSFPRAQVTVDWFHVVQTFTKAVNKVRVLEARKKQLPRTTRWAVLKNEESTGLSEQERQALAELNAMDFFTAIAWRVKERLRWVRKASTAQAAKWRLSNFLLCMAEANLTKSPLLRPVIAAIETVIRHRRAIESRWESGHSTARLEGLNSIFQAAKARARGYRNPQTFISMIYLLASPVGNLLKST
- the tnpA gene encoding IS200/IS605 family transposase; its protein translation is MTTYRHGSHTVFSIHLHVVWITKYRKKVLTESVALRVRDMIRETCQREGVDIIKGHVSKDHIHLFLSIPPQVTISRLVQKLKGKTSFKLMNEFPHLRKTFWGRHFWARGYFCCSSGNVTDEMIIEYIETQDASSDDNFKVEGDGEKSA
- a CDS encoding winged helix-turn-helix domain-containing protein is translated as MSADFYGATTRLLKMALFKVPFRFGDYSFVPETGELISADNRVILTKKDSEVLDCLLRHGNELVNKEVIYKSVWENTVVSETVLRACIKRLRKTLGDDHQFPTYIETMKGRGYRLLPSIERLPSVHKHCKSACNNDLLRAGIRVKDELPAIPSPVPFVGRKQALEVLEKNLTEVLNGKARTVFVSGKAGMGKTELIKRFVSSISGLDKVNVITGQGFKIAESRDAYSPIS
- the tnpB gene encoding IS66 family insertion sequence element accessory protein TnpB (TnpB, as the term is used for proteins encoded by IS66 family insertion elements, is considered an accessory protein, since TnpC, encoded by a neighboring gene, is a DDE family transposase.); amino-acid sequence: MNRTAGGTTVYLALGATDMRKSINGLSLLVEEQFELDLFTGNLFAFCNRRRDMVKILYWDTNGFCIWLKRLEQDQFRWPQSEQEVMEISPTALNWLLHGLDVRQAHRRLSYGSVA
- a CDS encoding ATP-binding protein, whose amino-acid sequence is MELQGGSASRMMRELVILLENIAIEKPLLLIIEDLHWADDQTLAALLQVITSVDHASLFIIATYRHLEQIESRFLETFTELLAKQKCTEIVLNHFTNKNIRSYLRASNCCNDNVESISEWLYRNTKGLPLFVTSLYKYAILQGWLHQEGQELERLFINGHARLVVPGTLRSLINSQINQLPGYLQMFLEIASVYGMMISTNYLKKHLFGKDYDPEHCAEILTKGFGFLKRVDDVSLHHGKLNADFAFAHPWYQKVAYERLSPKMRADIHEIAGSQLENMFQHNVDDIASVLALHYEKSGNLKKAIFYRKQAAQVALVNYTPDEAERQLNRGFKLIKMFKYEQLGHVEEIEMLMMFGSILVGRKGYAHSKVEKVYSRAHELCLKYEKNPHVLPALFDLCMYYINRREFETCKDLLNMLFELSQGDDYKHFIPREYTVKCMLCWYQGKYPDSLDFAKQSLEYSNHLSQRVNGDILSVDTRLTSVMYHSLALWIMGYPEQAQRQMNKAIEITKTHENPFMKAWGFCFAGWLESFLRNYSSAEDYGRFCLEETRKNDIQYWNIQASILREWAQIMSGKHSGSIDYITTYFDAHQEIGISLSESMLLFFLAEGLSQHGYIELALAQLDNVLGTVDRFGDMWWKAEILRLRADLLVKQSLINKIDVDIVYHEAEHQYHQAINLAKRQSAKSLELRAATSLFKLLDQVGKKEQGRILLGDVYHSFNEGFKTYDLLKAQKLIMDNA
- a CDS encoding YajG family lipoprotein — encoded protein: MRSLVILFALFALFGCAPTLPLDATLTLTVAAQPGGGYPAGTAATLQGSDKRADSAVISYAIKDDPPVMLPSRHDPQIILTEKLAIGFREQGLVFEHQAPARLILEIEGLLATVTKPKLLYNTEAISVVALTVTKHGNSLTKRYKKESSRASATRPDLEDVEALLNEQLSRIVEQILADGEIRAIIVGGS
- the tnpA gene encoding IS66 family insertion sequence element accessory protein TnpA, which codes for MEQEAIKNRRTKQSFWQHHIDDWRQSGKSQRRYCLAHGLALATFGYWRRKIREGRTEKPHFYPLVLSGQSFRSKTTHMSHSGLRVVLGNNRFTIEIDDHFSPAVLRDLVTTLEQL